The proteins below come from a single Argentina anserina chromosome 1, drPotAnse1.1, whole genome shotgun sequence genomic window:
- the LOC126785360 gene encoding cyclin-D4-2 — protein sequence MADSFDCATSNLLCAENSFDEVEFNALDDFGLSPVLPHKNNASHNQDPKFNHNRSKYMVEFPLQSEDRIREMIKRESEHLPSDDYLKRLRSGDLNLSSRREALDWILKAREHYSFGPLSVCLSMNYWDRFLSVYPLPRDKTWAVQLLAVACLSLASKMEETDVPQTVDLQVGDPKYVFEAKTIMRMELLVLSTLKWRMQAYTPCAFINYFLSKINDDKHPPTSSISTSVQVILTTIRGIDFLEFRPSEIAAAVALCILGKIMPGVGIEKAISCFIHVEKERVLKCVELIKDLSLISGSANRGSAIASSVPQSPVGVLDAACLSYKSDEFTVGSCANSSHCSPDIKRRKPDNPSEKS from the exons ATGGCAGACAGCTTTGACTGTGCCACTTCAAACCTTCTTTGTGCTGAAAACTCTTTTGATGAGGTTGAGTTTAATGCCTTAGATGATTTTGGGCTCTCCCCTGTACTGCCCCATAAAAACAATGCTTCCCACAATCAAGACCCCAAATTTAATCATAATAGATCCAAATATATGGTAGAGTTTCCTTTACAGAGTGAAGATAGGATTAGAGAAATGATCAAGAGGGAAAGTGAGCATTTGCCTAGTGACGATTACCTCAAGAGACTGCGCAGTGGGGACTTGAACTTGAGCAGTAGAAGAGAGGCCCTTGATTGGATTCTGAAG GCTCGTGAACATTACAGTTTTGGACCATTGAGTGTTTGTCTATCCATGAATTACTGGGATCGCTTCCTTTCGGTTTATCCATTGCCT AGAGATAAAACGTGGGCAGTGCAACTGCTAGCGGTGGCTTGTTTATCATTGGCCTCCAAAATGGAAGAGACTGATGTACCCCAGACCGTAGATTTACAG GTCGGAGATCCCAAGTATGTGTTTGAAGCTAAAACAATAATGAGAATGGAGCTTCTTGTACTGAGCACCCTAAAATGGAGAATGCAAGCTTATACACCGTGTGCCTTCATCAATTACTTCCTCAGCAAGATCAATGATGATAAACATCCGCCGACATCATCCATCAGTACATCAGTGCAAGTCATATTGACCACAATCAGAG GTATTGACTTCTTGGAATTCAGGCCATCTGAGATAGCTGCAGCAGTTGCACTTTGTATTTTAGGAAAAATAATGCCAGGGGTGGGCATTGAGAAGGCCATTTCTTGTTTCATACATGTCGAAAAG GAAAGAGTGTTGAAATGTGTTGAGCTGATCAAGGATTTGTCATTGATCAGTGGCTCTGCCAATAGAGGAAGTGCCATAGCTTCGTCCGTGCCCCAAAGTCCAGTTGGGGTGTTGGATGCTGCGTGCTTGAGTTATAAAAGTGACGAATTTACAGTTGGGTCATGTGCAAATTCTTCACATTGTAGTCCAGACATTAAGAGGAGGAAACCAGACAATCCATCTGAAAAGTCATGA
- the LOC126804996 gene encoding ATP-dependent 6-phosphofructokinase 5, chloroplastic, with product MATLSHAVAPGLPGAVRNRRHGNGIFSSSSVSSSCSRNSRSAASRLTKRKSLRVLVGIKHGGSDIDFSDPDWKSKFQSDFEKRFAIPHITDVFPDAVPIPSTFCLKMRTPVIEDFAGGYPSDEEWHGYINNNDRVLLKTIYYSSPTSAGAECIDPDCTWVEQWVHRAGPREKIYFKPEEVKAAIVTCGGLCPGLNDVIRQIVITLEIYGVQKIVGIPYGYRGFSDKELAEMPLSRKVVQNVHLSGGSLLGVSRGGPSVSEIVDNLQERGINMLFVLGGNGTHAGADAIHAECRKRQLRVAIVGVPKTIDNDILLIDKTFGFDTAVEEAQRAINSAYIEAHSAYHGIGIVKLMGRSSGFIAMHASLASGQIDICLIPEVPFQIHGDHGILHHLKYLIETKGSAVVCVAEGAGQNLLQKTNAKDASGNVVFGDIGVHIQQETKKHLKELGVPVDVKYIDPTYMIRACRANASDGILCAVLGQNAVHGAFAGYSGITVGICNTHYVYLPIPEVISHPRLVDPNSRMWHRCLTSTGQPDFI from the exons ATGGCCACTCTCTCGCATGCGGTCGCCCCCGGGCTCCCCGGCGCTGTCCGCAACCGCCGTCACGGTAACGGAATATTCTCCTCTTCCTccgtttcttcttcttgttctcgAAACTCACGCTCGGCTGCTTCGAGACTGACGAAGAGGAAGAGCTTGAGAGTCTTGGTCGGAATCAAGCACGGCGGCAGCGACATCGATTTCAGCGATCCTGACTGGAAATCTAAGTTCCAGAGCGATTTCGAGAAGCGCTTCGCCATCCCTCACATCACCGACGTCTTCCCCGACGCCGTCCCCATTCCCTCCACCTTCTGCCTCAAGATGAG GACTCCGGTGATCGAAGACTTCGCCGGCGGATATCCGTCCGACGAGGAGTGGCACGGTTACATCAACAACAACGATCGCGTACTTCTCAAG ACTATATACTACTCGTCACCTACGTCTGCCGGTGCCGAATGCATTGATCCTGATTGTACTTGGGTGGAGCAATG ggTTCATCGTGCTGGGCCACGAGAAAAGATATATTTTAAACCAGAAGAAGTGAAAGCAGCAATTGTTACATGCGGAGGGCTCTGTCCTGGTCTTAATGATGTCATCCGACAG ATTGTAATTACACTTGAAATATATGGTGTACAAAAGATTGTTGGGATTCCATACGGTTATCGTGGATTTTCTGATAAAGAATTAGCCGAAATGCCA CTATCAAGGAAGGTGGTTCAAAATGTCCATCTTTCTGGTGGAAGTTTGTTAGGAGTTTCACGTGGAGGTCCCAGCGTTAGTGAAATTGTGGACAATTTACAG GAAAGAGGGATCAACATGCTCTTTGTTTTGGGTGGAAATGGCACACATGCTGGAGCTGATGCAATACATGCTGAG TGCCGCAAGAGACAGTTAAGGGTGGCTATAGTTGGTGTGCCGAAAACCATAGACAATGACATTTTGTTAATAGACAAAACGTTTGGTTTTGATACTGCTGTTGAAGAAGCCCAGAGGGCAATAAATTCAGCATATATTGAG GCACATAGTGCTTACCATGGTATTGGCATTGTGAAATTGATGGGTCGTAGCAGTGGATTCATAGCAATGCACGCATCCTTGGCTAGTGGACAAATTGACATATGTTTGATACCTGAG GTACCTTTTCAAATACATGGTGATCATGGTATTCTTCACCATCTGAAATACCTGATTGAAACAAAGGGATCAGCTGTGGTCTGTGTAGCAGAGGGAGCAGGGCAG AATTTACTACAGAAAACAAATGCGAAAGATGCATCGGGGAATGTCGTATTTGGCGATATTGGTGTACACATTCAGCAAGAG ACAAAGAAACATTTGAAGGAGCTTGGTGTTCCTGTTGATGTGAAATATATAGACCCCACATACATGATTCGTGCATGTCGTGCAAACGCATCAGATGGAATTCTTTGTGCTGTGCTAGGGCAGAATGCT GTTCATGGTGCATTCGCTGGATATAGTGGCATCACAGTTGGCATATGCAACACTCATTATGTATATCTTCCAATTCCTGAGGTTATTTCTCATCCCCGACTGGTGGATCCCAACAGTCGAATGTGGCACCGTTGCTTGACTTCAACAGGCCAGCCAGACTTCATCTAA